From the genome of Triticum aestivum cultivar Chinese Spring chromosome 3B, IWGSC CS RefSeq v2.1, whole genome shotgun sequence, one region includes:
- the LOC123066536 gene encoding tyrosyl-DNA phosphodiesterase 2-like, whose amino-acid sequence MDGEKGIKFMTYNVWSREDVAVYTRMKAIGDLVRDDSPDVIFFQEVTPYIQSIFESFPWWEEYNSSPVPPEEQTGNHHFCLMLSKLPMERYARWKFATSPTGKCYLEADITPRNMYPIRIATTHLECPVPPASMHLRDRYMQAKHVVSALSSAGNVVFGGDMSWDDDADLPFPLPEGWGDAWVKLGRSTALSHSWTYSSFWVEKPREFNGHKFPSYSGKRSDRFVCKLQDYTVKTIGRIGGDNLGIYCTKDSVESLPIMPSCHRGLVLTIVPNELL is encoded by the exons ATG GACGGCGAGAAGGGGATCAAGTTCATGACCTACAACGTCTGGTCCCGCGAGGACGTTGCCGTCTACACGAGGATGAAGGCCATCGGCGACCTTGTTCGGGATGATTCTCCGGACGTAATCTTCTTCCAG GAAGTCACGCCGTACATTCAGTCGATCTTCGAGAGCTTCCCATGGTGGGAGGAGTACAACAGCTCACCAGTGCCCCCCGAGGAACAAACGGGGAACCACCACTTCTGCCTGATG CTGAGCAAGCTTCCAATGGAGAGGTACGCGCGCTGGAAGTTCGCCACTTCCCCGACAGGCAAGTGCTACCTGGAGGCCGACATTACCCCTCGAAATATGTACCCGATACGCATCGCCACGACCCATCTTGAGTGCCCCGTGCCACCGGCGTCGATGCACCTCAGGGATCGGTACATGCAGGCTAAGCATGTCGTCTCCGCGCTCAGCAGCGCCGGCAACGTCGTGTTCGGCGGCGACATGAGCTGGGACGACGACGCCGACCTGCCATTCCCCCTCCCCGAAGGCTGGGGCGACGCCTGGGTGAAGCTGGGACGTTCGACTGCTTTGAGTCATAGTTGGACCTACAGTAGTTTCTGGGTGGAGAAGCCCCGGGAGTTCAATGGCCACAAATTCCCTAGCTACTCCGGCAAGCGGTCTGACCGATTTGTGTGCAAGCTACAGGACTACACAGTGAAAACTATCGGGCGGATCGGGGGAGATAATCTTGGGATTTATTGTACGAAGGACAGCGTAGAATCCTTGCCGATTATGCCTAGTTGTCACCGCGGGTTGGTTCTGACCATCGTCCCAAATGAGCTTTTGTGA